In the genome of Bacteroidota bacterium, the window CATGTCAGGCAATGGAATTCATGCAAATCAAACCATTGCAACAAAAAGACCTCATTATTATACCAATATCATAAATGGTCTTCCGGCTATTAAATGGACTGCCTCCAAAGGTTCTTTTTTGGAATCTGCCGGAGTTACGACTGCAAACAATGCTTCTATTTGGGTAGTAGGCTCCTTTTCAAGTTTAGCCTCCCCTAATCCGGGTATTCTCCAAGGCAGACCTTCACTTGTTGCCAACCCGGCAGCACCCGGTGACAAATCAATCGGTATGTGGGTAGATCAATCTACTGCAAAAATTTGGGGGCGTGGCATCCAATCTAATGGAACTTCAAGAGATATTGCATTAGGAACTGTAATATCAAGTAATACTTTCTTCATTGCCAATAACATTTATAGAAGCAATAAAATCGACCAATATGTAAATAGTGCATTCTCAAATAACACCACCTCTTTTGACGGCACACTTAAATCTTGGGCAAATATCACAATTGGGATGCAGGCAAATGAATGTTGGAATGGTAATATAGCAGAAGTCATTGTTTTTAATAAAGAACTAAATGAAACAGAGAGAATTATTGTGGACAATTACTTAGCTGCCAAATATGCACTTCCATTATCCACAAACAGCTTGTATGTGCAAGGATTGCCCCTCAATGGGAAATTTGCGTATGAAGTAGCCGGTATTGGCAGAGTTTCTGCAAGCGATTTTCATGATGATGCACAAGGTACCAGTTTTGTCAGAATCAACAATCCGCAAGACCTCAACAATGATGAGTTTTTGATTTGGGGACATAACAATGATGATTTGCTTTCTTCCAATCTATACTCTATGCCTACCAGTGTAAAAGAACGTATAGGAAGAACATGGAGAGTAAATGAAGTAAATACTTCAGGATCTGCTGTGGATGTTGGCGCAATCGATATCATTTGGGATTTAAGTAACCACCCAGGTCCCATTGACCCAAATGATTTAGTATTGATGATTGACAATGATGGAGATTTTTCGAATGCAACTACAATAACCGGGGCTACATCACTTGGAGGACGCAAATATAAATTTTCCGGTGTAACTGCTATCAGCAACAATAGTTACTTCACGCTGGGTACTCTAAATTTCAAACTAACTCCATTGCCTATTGAGTTGCTCTCTTTTAGTGCAAAAAAAATAAACCTTCATGAAGGGCTTGTTCAATGGACAACGGTTGAAGAAGTAAATAATGACCATTTTACACTCTACAAGTCAACAAATGGCGTTGAATGGTTTGAACTCACACAGATACAATCCGAAGGAAACAGTCATTCACAGGTTCAATACGAATTTTTGGATAACAATCTTCAACAGGGAGTAACTTATTATAAACTTACCCAAACCGACAGAAATGGTACTGAGAAACAAGTCGGAATAATCATGCTTGACAATAGCATTACTTATCAAGACATACGATTATATCCCAATCAAGTTGAAAATGAATTGACTATTGAACTCCCAGAGTCAAGCACTGACTTTTTGGTAATGATAACAGACGCAACCGGAAAGACTTCAAATCTTGTGGCAGATTTTACAAATAATTCCATTCTAAAAGCAGATATGTCCTCTTATAAACCAGGTATATACTTTGTGAGAGTAGCGAACAATCAATTCTCTTATTCTTTCAAAATCATTAAGTCCGAATAATAAGATTCAAAACAATCGGATCAGAGTCTATCTTATTTAACGAAAATAAGTTTTTGTGATTATTACCGGTTTAGTGAACGGTTAATATTTCTATATATCGTCCCTAATCTGATATTCAGACCTAACGAATAAAAAGAACTTGTAAATTCATACGAGTTGAAAGGCGAAACACGCAATCCGGTACTGGCATCAATACTGAGCCAGTAGGTAATATTATATTGTGCTCTTATACCCATTTCTATAGGTAGCACAAAAAGTAGTTCGTTGGGTTCCTGCTTTTGATTAATTGTAGTTTTTCTGTTACCAACACCAAACCCAATCATCAAGGGAATATCAAAATCCCATTTTTTAAATCTATGAAAGACATAATCTCCTCCAAAACTAATGTAGGAAAGGTTGGTTGACCTGACAATGGTATCATACACCCCGAGTTTTACTTCTTTTATCTGTCGCCTGTCAACCACTTTGTAAGTTGTATAATATCCCACAAAAACGCTGACTTTCTTTCCATAGTCCAACCCCACTCTGGCTCCATATACTTTGACAGGAATAGTACCCAGAAAGCTGTTTCTGTTGTGAAAACCACCTACAAGCACTCCCTTATTGTTTTTAAGGTAGTAGTTAATTGAATCTGGAAAATTATTGTCTGCGAAAGCAGAGGAACAGAGAATAATAATAAGACATGGAAGGTATTTTAAAAGCCTAAGAGATAATAAAGAGAAGGGTTTAAAAATCTTCTTCATCTATATCGACAGTAACTGGATCTTTCATTATTCTGATGATATCATCAATGAGAGCTTTCATATCTGTATCTATCCCCTTGAGAATCATATCCGTATATTTGACTTTAGTCTTATTTTTTAAATAATATTCCAGATAAACCGAAGTAAATTGCCCCGGCTTTCCGTTTGTAACAGGGTCATAATGAACAATATGCGTAAATTTATATTTGTAGGCATAATCTCTTATCCATAGTTGAAACTTGAATTCATATTCACCAACCTGTGTAAAATTGTGTGCATTAGGATGAATCATCAAAGGAAGTCTTACTTTCATAATAATTCTTTGATTGGTAATATCTTCTATAACCCATCCTTTGGGAAGTTTTTTCCCATCTCCGTATTTTGTCAACAAGTATTTTTTTATTCTGAAGTAGAGTGAATCTGCGGTGCAATATTCACAAGTGCTTTCAACATCATGAATTGCTGTATATGTAACCAGTTTTGTTAAGGTATCCACCGGAATGAAGTCAATTCTTTCATATTTAATTAAAGGTTTTGGTGGAGTGCCTGCATCAACAGTTTCTTCATCAGCATATCCGGCATCAAAACTATCCCCCCAATCACTACTCTCTGCAGAATCAACTTGAGTAGAATCCGAAGATGAATTATCTTCCCATTGTGCATTGGCGTTTGAAAAAGAAAAAATAAACACGAAAAGAAGCATATAGCAAAAGCGCAGACTATGCAGAATATTGTACTTTGTCATTCTATTATTCAGATGTAGGGAGGAATTATGGTCGGCAAATTTAATTAAAAACAAATGTGTCCGTTTTGAAATTTCCCACCTTAACTTTGTCCATGTATAATAACGCATATTATTTGTCTTTATTGAATCAACAATGAGATTACATATAGTCGCACTTTTGTTTTTTTTACTCATTATTGATTTATGTAAACTTCAAAACCAAAAACAATACCAAAACTTAGCAATGGACGCAAACGATAGTCACTCTAACCCCGAGTTAGTACTACCAACCCATCTGACCTTATATCTGAATGCAGATTTAATTAATAAACATTTAGAAGACCTTACTAAATCGGGGATTAAGCTCACAAATTCTAATCAAGCTATTATCTTAGACACTAATAATAAGGGGCTTTATCAAAACCGAAGTATAGGAGAAAATAATCGACTTTCCCTTAAACAAAGTAGTACCTATTTATGGGTCTATACTTAGTAGTCCTATTAATAAAGACACAAAAGAAATGAAGAAAATCTCACGAATCACTCCAGAAAGAAATTCAGGCAAAACCGGAGCGGAACACCTTTGCGATGCTTTCATTTGCAATAACACAAAAAGTACATCATACAACATTCAAAATTATGAAAGATAAGAAAACGAGGTCTTAACCACTAGAATGCTATGTTTAACCTTCCTTCACCACTTCAAAAAATAGAAAGACAAGATTTCTCGCAAAAGGGAATATCTGTCTATGTCAAACGTGACGATTTGATACATGCTTTTGTATCTGGCAACAAGCTGCGCAAACTAAAAGGGTGGTTAAAAGTTGCACAAGAAAAACAGTCACACACCCTTGTTACATTTGGCGGAGCCTATTCCAACCATTTAATTGCCAGTGCTTATGCTGCCACTATATTCGGATACAAGAGCATTGGTATAGTCAGAGGAGATGAGCAACCTGACAACTTAGTTTTGAAGCACTGTAAACTTTTTGGCATGGAACTATTCTATGTGAACAGAGAAAGTTATCGAGACAAGGAGACTTGTTTTGAATCGTTGTTCGGAAAGCACGATGGCTATTTATACATACCTGAAGGAGGTGGCGGGCTACCGGGCAGATTCGGGTTTGAAGAATTTCTACAAGAACCCAATATGTCAGCCGACCACTACGTACTGGCTGCAGGCACCGGTACTTCTGCTAAAGGCATTGCAGACGCTCTTTTCAAACAAAATAATAATCAATCCAAAGTTTGGGCATTAGCTTGTGTAAAAGACAAATCACTCTCAGAACTTGCTGCCAACAATTTAACATTCAGTTTTGAATATGCCGGCAAGGGCTTTGGCAAATTCGATCATGAACATATTGACGTAGCTCAAAATGAATTTAGACAAACCGGGATATTATTTGACCCTGTATATACCACAAAGGCGTGGATGGGTTTATTGGATTTAGTGAAAAATAACACCTTTAAAGAAGGCGAAAAAATAATTTTTGTTCATACCGGTGGACTTACCGGTTGGTGGTCTTTATAAATTCACGGATTTATTTATAGCACATTGAACCTATAAGAATTACTCTTTAGGTACAACATAGACCTTAAAATAGACATCAAACAGCCCCTTTTCCGTAAAGACTCTTATGAGTCTGTAATTGAGCCCTGCCCTACCATTGGAATCAAAATTAAAACTCAACAGTTTGCTTTCTTCAGGATAAAGAAAGAAAGTATCAACATCCGTTTTGGTGCAGCCACAAGTAGGATAAATTTGATTTATGTGTACAATGGTTTCGTAGTGGTTTTTGATAGTAAAAGAAAAATGTGCAATCTCGCCTTCGTTTACACTCCCGATATCGAGTGTATCTCGAGGAAAATCAAATTTCAGCGTGTCGCCATTGACCGCACTTGCCACGCTATGCAATACAAGTAAAAACGTAAAAAGAAAAAAAACCTTTGAGCCTACAGCCCAAAGGTTTTTTGGTTGAAATATTTTAAACATATTCCGACTGAATGGTTTAGTTAACTCTAACGGGTGTCTGTGGCTGTTGTTCAGTCTCTACAACTGTACCTTTGATAGTCAAACGGAATGTTCCATGTGAAGTTTCAACTGTGATAGTTTTAACAAAATTTTGACCTTTGGAAGGTGCAGAATAAACTGCCACTACTGAACCTTTTTTCTTTGGCGCAACGGGCTCCTTGGAATAAGAAGGCGCAGTACAGCCACAACTTGCTCTCACGCTTTTAATTTCAAGGGGTCTGTCTGAGTTATTTGTAAAAAAGAACTCATAACGTGCTTGAGAGTTAGCTTGTACTTCACCAAAATCATGAATTAAGGTTTCAAATTTAACAGAGTCCTCAGAAGTAGGAGGCTCGTTAATGCCATCGGCATAGGATGAAACTGCTGCAAAGCAGAACATTAGTGTAGATAGAATAATTTTTTTCATTTGTGTTGTATTAAAATTTGAATTTAGTTAGATAAGTTTATTTTTTAGAAGGTATTTTGATTTCTGTTGAATTGTTATTATCAGAAACTTCGGCCTCTACCACACCTGTAATCACAAGTTTTACAGAGCCTGCATTAGTTTCCACCGTAACATCTTTCACAAAACTGCCCAATGCTTTTGCATTGTATTCCACTTCAATTTCTGATTTTTTGCCGGGAGCAATTGGTTCTTTGGAATAAATCGGTGTTGTACAACCACAACCTGCTGTTGCTTTGACTATCACAAGATTAGCATTACCTGTGTTTTCAAACACAAATTTAACCTTAGCAGGAACATTCTGCTTAATAGTGCCAAAGTTATGTTTTGTTTTCACAAAAGTAATTTCAGGTCCAAATACGCCCATACTTTCGGTCAAATTATTCTGCCATGTTGCAGGTGTTGTATTATAAATACCCGTGCCCCCTTTGGCAACAATGTTTTGAGCATTGACTTGGTATATAATAGCGGATAATACGAGAACAGATAAAAAGATTTTTTTCATAATGATGTGTTTTTAGAATTTCTTTGCTTCAAATTTCATTCCAAAAGTAAAATGAATTTCGTAAAACCGAAAAAAAAGTTTGGACAGCATTTTCTCAAAGATAAATCTATTGCAGAAAAAGTTGCAACTATCGTTCCACAATCCTTTGATGGGCAAATTTTAGAGATAGGTCCCGGCACGGGAGTACTTACCCGATTTCTCCTGCAAAATCATAAAGAGCAATTATTCCTCAGTGAAATAGACTCAGAATCTGTATCTTATCTAAAAGAAAACCTAATTGATGCGACCGATTGGGACAGGATTATAGAAGGTGATTTTCTCAAAATTGCTAAAGCAATTCTTGGTAACGACAAGTGGTTTGTGATAGGCAATTTTCCTTATAATATTTCATCTCAGATTCTATTCAAAATACTGGAGAACCGCACTAATGTGGAAGGTTTTGGAGGTATGTTTCAAAGAGAAGTTGCCCGCAGAATATGTTCGGCACCCGATTCAAAAGAATATGGTATCTTGTCCGTATTAATGCAAGCGTATTACAAAGTCGAATATTGTTTTACGGTTTCAGAAGATGTATTCAATCCGCCACCCAAAGTCAAAACGGGGGTTATAAAAGGCTTTCGATATAGAACTCAACTTGAGGAATGTTCGGACAGTTTACTTTTCGATGTAGTTAAAACTGCTTTTAACCAAAGAAGAAAAACGCTCAACAATTGCCTGAAAAAATTTCAAATACCGGCAGGGGAGCTTGAAAGTACCGGGTTTGCAAAATTGCGACCCGAGAATCTCAGTGTTGAAGATTTTATTAAAGTTACGCAAATGATTGAAAAGAGTAGAAATAAGTGATGGTCTTATTTCATTATACGCCATCTTATAATAGACATTTCCTTGTCGGCACTATTCTTTTATCTCAACCTCTATGCTATGCAGTTCGCACACATTGAAAAACCCAACGACCGGCATCGCATTTGGGTCGTTTTGCTTGAAATTGGTTCGAACATTAACCGGTGGAGGCGCAAACATTCCACCATTCTGCATTTGTTGCTGAGCCATGCCTAAATATAAGTGAAAATCGTCCGATATTCCCAAAATTTCAATTTTGACTTTTTCACCGATTTGATAAGACTTCTCAAAATCATTTGTACCCATAATTGAAATGGGAAACAGAAATTCTTGACTATCTGAGAATGCTTGTTCAAAACCGGCATCATAAGAAATATTAATTTTAGAAGGATTATTCATAAACACCCCATTTCTGTATGTTCTAATCCAATAATAATCACCGGGTCCCTGCAAATCCCTTGCATGCATGGTTACAAAATATCCTTTCCGGTTCTCATTATATTTATAGGTAATGGAATCCACAGCAGGGCTTCGCATCATTGTGCTTTGAGCAGAATATATCGTAGCACCTTTATATACATTCAATACAAAGTGTGCATTTTTAACAAAAGTATCTGCCCCCATCGGAGTGTAAACATAAGTGCCGATTTGCATGGGAACAAAAACAAATCTATTTCCATAATTATCCGTCATGATAACAGAGTCAACAGCAAACGCAGGATAGTTGCCATTATTATCAAAATAAGCAATAGACTGTGAAACCTTAATGGTCTGAGGTTTGTGATCATTGGTTAAAATTGCATCAATACAAAGTTGAGGGTCGGTGTTTTTCACCTTAACTTCTACTACATCCTCACAAGAAGCAAATATCAGCAAAGAACTGATGAACAAGAGACGGTATAGAGTCAATATTCTCATGTGTTCCTAAAAATTAAAATTGTAAGTAATAGCGGGCACTGCTCTACCCAACACAGAGAATCGAACGGCTTGTGTTTGCATATAGTCTTCCGGGTTTGGTTGGAAATAAATTGAGAATGGATTTCTTCGCGCATATACATTATATACTGAAAATACCCAATTACTCTCCCATCTTTTTCTTTTCTTTCCCTGAATCGTAATAGACAAGTCAAGACGATGATAAGGTGGAATTCTATAATTATTTCTGGCATCATCGGCTATATTTGGGATAATATATCCCTGAAAATTAAATTTATTCGTAGGGAAAGTTGCCGGTGTCCCGGTATAAAAAACAAAATTGCCGGAGGCGCTGATTCTCTTTGTGATTTCATATATCATCACAAGGTTTAGGTTATGCGCCCTGTCAAAGCGTGCAGGATACCATTTACCCCTGTTAATTCCTTCAACCAATCTTTCGCTTCTTGCTAAGGTATAGCTAATCCATCCGGTAAGTTTTCCGCTGTGTTTTCTCACAAAAAACTCTGCACCATACGCCCTCCCTTTTCCAACCAACAAATCACCCTCTAAAAATTCATTCAACAACAAATCAGCATTGTCAATATAATCCACCTGATTTTGCAATGATTTATAATAAAACTCTACTGAAGTTTCCCATTTATCATCCTGAAAATTTCTAAAATAACCTGCTGCATACTGATTGGCAATCTGTCCGGGAATGTTATTGGTTGCGGGTGTCCACACATCCAATGGAATAGAAGCTGTAGTGTTAGAAATTAATTGAAGATATTGAGACATTCTGTTAAAACTCAGTTTGATGGATGAAAATGAATCCAACGTATATGTTATAGCTAATCGGGGTTCAATGTTTCCATACGATGCAATTGAATGCAACCACCCTACTTTCTCAGTTTTTTCTAAGGGTTTGCGAATATTGGCAGTCGTATCTCTGTAATAATAAGTAGTTCCTTTGCCCACATAATTAAAATGAGAATAGCGTAAACCATAACGTAAATTCAGTTTCTTATTGATCTTGTGTTCAAAATCGGTATAAACCGCATTTTCCCATGAATATCTATTATCCAAAGTTCTGGAACTTATCACTCCATTCAAATTTGTGTGTGAAGTACCGGGAACAAAGGTGTAGAATATTGACTGACCGCCAAAGTTCATCACAAAATCAGGGTTGAAATAGTAACTAAACTCAGGTTTAATGCTATAGTTAATAATATTAGATTTCCAATCAAAACCGGATTCTCCCATTTTTACATCAATTTTATAATCATACTTGCTGTAATAGGCGGTCAAATTAGAAAAAAGACGGTTGTTAAACACTTTATTCCATCGAGCCGTGACAGTTTGGTTACCCCAATCAAAACCAAAAATATCAGATGCTGAAAAAACATCTCTACCTAAATACGCTGAAAGAAAGATACGGTTATTTTTATTTATAAAATAATTGCCCTTTGCAGTAAAGTCATAATAGTAAAAACGGCTGCCTTGCAACTCCTTTTTCATAAAAGGTTTAGCCAACACATCCACATAACTTCTTCGTCCTGCAATAATAAAAGAGCCTCTATTTCGAACTATTGGTCCTTCTAAGGCTAGACGACTAAAAATCACACCAATACCGCCAGTGCCTTTGTATTCTTTAAGATTACCCTCTTTCATCCTCACGTCCAAAATCGAGGCGAGTCTCCCACCATATACTGCAGGAATACCTCCTTTGATGAGTTTAACATCCATCACCGCATCGGGATTAAATACAGAGAAGAAACCAAACAAATG includes:
- the rsmA gene encoding 16S rRNA (adenine(1518)-N(6)/adenine(1519)-N(6))-dimethyltransferase RsmA, producing MNFVKPKKKFGQHFLKDKSIAEKVATIVPQSFDGQILEIGPGTGVLTRFLLQNHKEQLFLSEIDSESVSYLKENLIDATDWDRIIEGDFLKIAKAILGNDKWFVIGNFPYNISSQILFKILENRTNVEGFGGMFQREVARRICSAPDSKEYGILSVLMQAYYKVEYCFTVSEDVFNPPPKVKTGVIKGFRYRTQLEECSDSLLFDVVKTAFNQRRKTLNNCLKKFQIPAGELESTGFAKLRPENLSVEDFIKVTQMIEKSRNK
- a CDS encoding DUF4249 domain-containing protein, which gives rise to MRILTLYRLLFISSLLIFASCEDVVEVKVKNTDPQLCIDAILTNDHKPQTIKVSQSIAYFDNNGNYPAFAVDSVIMTDNYGNRFVFVPMQIGTYVYTPMGADTFVKNAHFVLNVYKGATIYSAQSTMMRSPAVDSITYKYNENRKGYFVTMHARDLQGPGDYYWIRTYRNGVFMNNPSKINISYDAGFEQAFSDSQEFLFPISIMGTNDFEKSYQIGEKVKIEILGISDDFHLYLGMAQQQMQNGGMFAPPPVNVRTNFKQNDPNAMPVVGFFNVCELHSIEVEIKE
- a CDS encoding DUF1573 domain-containing protein translates to MKKIILSTLMFCFAAVSSYADGINEPPTSEDSVKFETLIHDFGEVQANSQARYEFFFTNNSDRPLEIKSVRASCGCTAPSYSKEPVAPKKKGSVVAVYSAPSKGQNFVKTITVETSHGTFRLTIKGTVVETEQQPQTPVRVN
- a CDS encoding TonB-dependent receptor, encoding MRKRLLLIFILLVTTSAFSQTKFSISGYMKDSASGESLIAATVYVEELAQGAAANAYGYYSLSIPHGKYTFRFSYVGYHDKVVVRNITQNISLNVELSPMSKVLESADVKSTRKSENIKSTDMSSVKLNIKTIQKIPAFLGEVDLVRVVQLMPGVTTVGEGATGFNVRGSSVDQNLVLLDEAPVFNSAHLFGFFSVFNPDAVMDVKLIKGGIPAVYGGRLASILDVRMKEGNLKEYKGTGGIGVIFSRLALEGPIVRNRGSFIIAGRRSYVDVLAKPFMKKELQGSRFYYYDFTAKGNYFINKNNRIFLSAYLGRDVFSASDIFGFDWGNQTVTARWNKVFNNRLFSNLTAYYSKYDYKIDVKMGESGFDWKSNIINYSIKPEFSYYFNPDFVMNFGGQSIFYTFVPGTSHTNLNGVISSRTLDNRYSWENAVYTDFEHKINKKLNLRYGLRYSHFNYVGKGTTYYYRDTTANIRKPLEKTEKVGWLHSIASYGNIEPRLAITYTLDSFSSIKLSFNRMSQYLQLISNTTASIPLDVWTPATNNIPGQIANQYAAGYFRNFQDDKWETSVEFYYKSLQNQVDYIDNADLLLNEFLEGDLLVGKGRAYGAEFFVRKHSGKLTGWISYTLARSERLVEGINRGKWYPARFDRAHNLNLVMIYEITKRISASGNFVFYTGTPATFPTNKFNFQGYIIPNIADDARNNYRIPPYHRLDLSITIQGKKRKRWESNWVFSVYNVYARRNPFSIYFQPNPEDYMQTQAVRFSVLGRAVPAITYNFNF
- a CDS encoding DUF1573 domain-containing protein, with the protein product MKKIFLSVLVLSAIIYQVNAQNIVAKGGTGIYNTTPATWQNNLTESMGVFGPEITFVKTKHNFGTIKQNVPAKVKFVFENTGNANLVIVKATAGCGCTTPIYSKEPIAPGKKSEIEVEYNAKALGSFVKDVTVETNAGSVKLVITGVVEAEVSDNNNSTEIKIPSKK
- a CDS encoding DUF1573 domain-containing protein — encoded protein: MFKIFQPKNLWAVGSKVFFLFTFLLVLHSVASAVNGDTLKFDFPRDTLDIGSVNEGEIAHFSFTIKNHYETIVHINQIYPTCGCTKTDVDTFFLYPEESKLLSFNFDSNGRAGLNYRLIRVFTEKGLFDVYFKVYVVPKE
- a CDS encoding T9SS type A sorting domain-containing protein, producing MIKNLVLTFALLSFTNAFTQTGPAGVGNSSSNVLWLRADQGVYKDAGINTAGNNDSVTRWQDMSGNGIHANQTIATKRPHYYTNIINGLPAIKWTASKGSFLESAGVTTANNASIWVVGSFSSLASPNPGILQGRPSLVANPAAPGDKSIGMWVDQSTAKIWGRGIQSNGTSRDIALGTVISSNTFFIANNIYRSNKIDQYVNSAFSNNTTSFDGTLKSWANITIGMQANECWNGNIAEVIVFNKELNETERIIVDNYLAAKYALPLSTNSLYVQGLPLNGKFAYEVAGIGRVSASDFHDDAQGTSFVRINNPQDLNNDEFLIWGHNNDDLLSSNLYSMPTSVKERIGRTWRVNEVNTSGSAVDVGAIDIIWDLSNHPGPIDPNDLVLMIDNDGDFSNATTITGATSLGGRKYKFSGVTAISNNSYFTLGTLNFKLTPLPIELLSFSAKKINLHEGLVQWTTVEEVNNDHFTLYKSTNGVEWFELTQIQSEGNSHSQVQYEFLDNNLQQGVTYYKLTQTDRNGTEKQVGIIMLDNSITYQDIRLYPNQVENELTIELPESSTDFLVMITDATGKTSNLVADFTNNSILKADMSSYKPGIYFVRVANNQFSYSFKIIKSE
- a CDS encoding pyridoxal-phosphate dependent enzyme, with translation MFNLPSPLQKIERQDFSQKGISVYVKRDDLIHAFVSGNKLRKLKGWLKVAQEKQSHTLVTFGGAYSNHLIASAYAATIFGYKSIGIVRGDEQPDNLVLKHCKLFGMELFYVNRESYRDKETCFESLFGKHDGYLYIPEGGGGLPGRFGFEEFLQEPNMSADHYVLAAGTGTSAKGIADALFKQNNNQSKVWALACVKDKSLSELAANNLTFSFEYAGKGFGKFDHEHIDVAQNEFRQTGILFDPVYTTKAWMGLLDLVKNNTFKEGEKIIFVHTGGLTGWWSL